The Corynebacterium camporealensis genome contains a region encoding:
- a CDS encoding GNAT family N-acetyltransferase translates to MYITSATTDDIPACADLLAEVFSEDGVTRAFYPGDVDIEYHLRFHEEAMLRSHLPEAAVVDMAIDAETKDLLGVAFWIKPDAKPRLLKKIQALPLWWKALPSFSALPQIRKLSKKFDDAKPDAPHWALAEIGVSSAARGRGVGGALLRHRLERIDREHDAAYLEATSKKAAQLYGRHGFQPHITLDIDGIPCYTMLRPTKPYL, encoded by the coding sequence ATGTATATCACCAGCGCTACTACTGATGACATTCCTGCCTGCGCGGACTTGTTGGCGGAAGTCTTTAGCGAAGATGGTGTTACGCGTGCCTTCTATCCGGGTGATGTGGATATCGAGTACCACCTGCGCTTCCACGAAGAAGCTATGTTGCGTTCTCATCTGCCCGAAGCGGCTGTGGTGGACATGGCGATTGATGCTGAGACCAAGGACCTGCTCGGCGTCGCATTCTGGATTAAACCCGATGCGAAACCGCGCCTTTTAAAGAAAATCCAAGCCCTTCCCTTGTGGTGGAAGGCGCTGCCCTCGTTTAGCGCACTGCCACAGATTCGCAAGCTGTCGAAGAAGTTCGATGATGCGAAGCCCGATGCACCGCATTGGGCATTAGCTGAAATCGGTGTGAGCTCTGCTGCCCGCGGGCGTGGTGTGGGTGGTGCGTTGCTGCGCCACCGCCTTGAGCGCATCGACCGCGAACACGACGCGGCGTACCTCGAAGCAACATCGAAGAAGGCTGCGCAACTCTACGGCCGCCACGGCTTCCAGCCGCATATCACCTTAGATATCGACGGTATTCCCTGTTACACGATGCTGCGCCCGACTAAGCCTTACCTGTAG
- a CDS encoding glutamate synthase subunit beta produces the protein MADPQGFLKYDREEPAHRPVPLRLMDYREVYEAAPEGQLEQQATRCMDCGVPFCHEGCPLGNIIPEWNDLVRQDRWEEAFDRLHATNNFPEFTGRLCPAPCEGACVLGINDDAVTIKNIELAIAERSFEEGWVKPIKPSLDTGMTVAVVGSGPAGMAAAQQLTRAGHRVTVFERDDRIGGLMRYGVPEYKMEKKWINRRIEQMEAEGTEFRTGVSPTATDLNSFDAVVLATGTPVPRDLEVDGRELEGIYPAMEYLTWQNRVNEGDYDEPAISAKDKKVVIIGGGDTGTDCFGTALRQGAASVTQFDIRPRAPKNRAASTPWPMYPLLYRTATAHEEGEYVITGDESAEEIEALGLARRGEGDTLGVRVYNANTVSFHGANGKVESLRGNEVKVVDGRRVPMEDTDFELDADLVLIALGFQGSERGGVTHELGVSFDERGRMVRDEQYRAETKPLFPGFKPQVYVAGDNGRGQSLIVWAIAEGRACAAAVDADLMGETALPVAVTPRTSPLGL, from the coding sequence ATGGCTGATCCACAGGGATTTTTAAAATACGACCGCGAAGAACCAGCCCACCGCCCGGTGCCGCTGCGTTTGATGGACTACCGGGAAGTCTACGAGGCTGCCCCAGAAGGCCAACTAGAGCAACAAGCAACCCGCTGTATGGACTGTGGTGTGCCCTTCTGCCACGAAGGTTGCCCACTGGGCAACATCATCCCGGAGTGGAACGACCTGGTCCGTCAGGATCGCTGGGAAGAAGCCTTCGACCGCTTGCATGCGACGAATAACTTCCCGGAGTTCACCGGCCGTCTGTGCCCCGCTCCTTGTGAAGGCGCCTGCGTGCTGGGCATCAACGACGACGCAGTGACCATCAAGAACATCGAGCTGGCCATCGCTGAGCGTTCCTTCGAGGAAGGCTGGGTCAAGCCGATTAAGCCTTCGCTGGATACCGGCATGACTGTGGCAGTCGTCGGTTCCGGTCCGGCCGGCATGGCTGCCGCACAACAGCTCACCCGCGCTGGTCACCGCGTGACCGTCTTCGAGCGCGACGACCGCATCGGTGGCCTGATGCGCTATGGCGTGCCGGAATACAAAATGGAAAAGAAGTGGATTAACCGCCGCATCGAGCAGATGGAAGCCGAAGGCACCGAGTTCCGTACTGGCGTATCCCCGACTGCTACGGATCTGAACTCCTTCGACGCCGTCGTGCTCGCCACCGGCACCCCGGTCCCGCGTGACCTGGAAGTCGATGGCCGTGAGCTCGAGGGCATCTACCCGGCCATGGAGTACCTCACCTGGCAAAACCGCGTTAATGAAGGCGACTATGACGAGCCAGCCATTAGCGCCAAGGACAAAAAGGTAGTCATTATTGGCGGCGGTGACACCGGCACTGACTGCTTCGGTACCGCACTGCGCCAGGGCGCTGCCTCTGTCACCCAGTTCGACATTCGCCCGCGTGCACCGAAGAACCGTGCGGCGTCTACCCCGTGGCCGATGTACCCCCTGCTGTATCGCACGGCTACTGCCCACGAGGAAGGCGAGTACGTCATCACTGGTGATGAGTCCGCAGAAGAGATTGAGGCACTTGGCCTGGCCCGTCGCGGCGAAGGCGATACCTTAGGCGTTCGTGTCTACAACGCGAACACCGTCTCCTTCCATGGCGCCAATGGCAAGGTCGAATCTCTGCGCGGCAACGAGGTCAAGGTCGTTGATGGACGTCGCGTACCGATGGAAGATACCGACTTCGAACTCGACGCTGACCTCGTGCTCATCGCTTTGGGCTTCCAGGGCTCTGAGCGCGGCGGTGTCACCCATGAGCTGGGGGTTTCCTTCGACGAGCGCGGCCGCATGGTTCGCGACGAGCAGTACCGCGCTGAAACCAAGCCGCTGTTCCCTGGCTTTAAGCCGCAGGTATACGTCGCTGGCGATAACGGCCGCGGCCAGTCCCTGATCGTCTGGGCCATTGCGGAAGGCCGCGCGTGCGCCGCAGCTGTCGATGCTGACCTCATGGGTGAAACTGCCCTGCCAGTTGCTGTCACCCCACGCACCAGCCCGCTGGGATTGTAA
- a CDS encoding YchJ family protein, with amino-acid sequence MSSAPLHPLDPSKRCPCGSGLTFGECCKKYHDGDNAPTAEALMRSPFSAFVTGDSEYLLRSWDDHTRPENLDLRDAEIRFYRLDILDTEGGGIFDNTGVVEFEAFYKGAAVGSQKERSTFRKQGGKWVYSTGEL; translated from the coding sequence ATGAGTAGCGCTCCACTGCATCCGCTCGACCCGTCGAAGCGCTGCCCGTGTGGCAGCGGCCTAACCTTTGGCGAATGCTGCAAGAAGTACCACGACGGCGACAACGCACCGACTGCAGAGGCACTGATGCGCTCGCCCTTTAGTGCCTTTGTCACCGGTGACAGCGAGTACTTGCTGCGCAGTTGGGACGATCACACCCGCCCGGAGAACCTCGACCTGCGCGATGCCGAGATTCGCTTCTATCGCCTAGATATCCTCGATACTGAAGGCGGAGGCATCTTCGATAACACCGGTGTAGTGGAGTTTGAAGCCTTCTACAAAGGCGCTGCAGTTGGCTCGCAGAAGGAGCGCTCCACTTTCCGCAAACAAGGCGGTAAGTGGGTCTACTCCACCGGCGAACTCTAA
- the gltB gene encoding glutamate synthase large subunit encodes MKAQGLYSPDYEHDACGVAFVADMHGRASRDIVDKGIQALINLDHRGAAGAEPNTGDGAGILIQIPDAFCRAVAAENGFDLPEAGAYATGIAFLPRMRMAMLDAKREIEAIAEEEGAKVLGWREVPVDPSDLGEMSKGAMPTFQQIFLSAEGKTGIDLDRVMFFVRKRCERELGTKNGEDTIYFPSLSSRTMIYKGMLTTPQLGNFYADLQDPRLESALAIVHSRFSTNTFPSWPLAHPFRMVAHNGEINTVKGNENWMRAREALIESELLGPLDRVLPVCDSSGSDTALFDEALELLHLGGRSLPHAVMMMIPQAWEHQDNIDPDLRDFYEYHSCLMEPWDGPAAVAFTDGTLIGAVLDRNGLRPGRIWITEDGLVVMASETGVLDIEPSKIVKRTRVQPGRMFLVDTEHGRIVEDDEIKQRLAHAQPYGEWIRDNFVHIEDLPQTEYKYMPHNRAVLRQRTFGITEEDVDLIIRPMALTGAEAIGSMGSDTPIAALSARPRMIYDFFAQRFAQVTNPPLDSIREKNITSMFTLMGAQSDVLNPDAAAARRLHLDGPVIDNHQLATLIHANDEGKAEHFGAAVISGLYPVAHHGRGLREAIDRVRREVSAAIAEGKTLIVLSDRESDERFAPIPSLLLTSAVHQHLVAERTRTRASLVIESGDAREVHHLAMLISFGADAINPYMAFETIDELRMKGQLGELTLDEACGNYISAATTGILKVMSKMGIAAVSSYRGAQLADCTGLHQDLLEDYFGGISSPISGMGLEDIAADVEARHRSAFLPRPEENAHRDLELGGEYKWRREGEFHLFNPETIFKLQHATKTGQYKIFKDYTRAVDDQSKRLATIRGMFEFVPDREPISIDEVESVADIVKRFSTGAMSYGSISAEAHEVLAIAMNRLGGMSNSGEGGEDPKRFEVESNGDWKRSAIKQVASGRFGVTSHYLNNCTDIQIKMAQGAKPGEGGQLPPHKVYPWVAEVRITTPGVGLISPPPHHDIYSIEDLAQLIHDLKSANPDARIHVKLVAERGIGAVAAGVSKAHADVVLVSGHDGGTGASPLTSLKHAGGPWELGLAETQQTLLLNGLRDRIRVQADGQLKTGRDVIIAALLGAEEYGFATAPLVVEGCIMMRVCHLDTCPVGIATQNPELRKKFTGRADHVVNFFTFIAEEVREYLAQLGFRSLDEAIGQAQVLRQNKEVGHDRAQNLDLSPIFERIESPHFRNQNLRCTKTQNHSLDEALDNQIITASQLTIDAAAAKNSANAPSWMTGGEDPSISLEYPISNVDRSVGTMLGSRLTRAAGVNGLPSDTLNLTFRGSAGNSFGAFVPRGITMNLVGDANDFVGKGLSGGRIVVRPDDNEPEQLEHNPDIIAGNVTAYGATSGELFIRGTVGERFCVRNSGATAVVEGVGNHGCEYMTGGKVVILGEIGENFGAGMSGGIAYIQNSPELESRLNKDVANGIEELDDDDIEFLSKTIAEHITRTGSKTKARPTDMVKIVPAPYRRVLDVIEEARKDNRDENEAIMEAVK; translated from the coding sequence GTGAAAGCACAAGGACTATACAGTCCGGATTATGAACATGATGCTTGTGGCGTGGCCTTTGTAGCCGATATGCATGGGCGTGCCTCCCGCGACATTGTTGACAAAGGCATTCAGGCATTAATCAATTTGGACCACCGCGGCGCAGCAGGTGCTGAGCCCAACACCGGCGATGGTGCCGGCATTCTCATCCAGATTCCAGATGCATTCTGCCGCGCAGTTGCTGCCGAAAACGGCTTTGATCTGCCTGAGGCTGGTGCTTATGCCACCGGCATCGCCTTCTTGCCGCGCATGCGCATGGCGATGTTGGATGCCAAGCGTGAGATCGAAGCTATTGCTGAAGAAGAGGGCGCGAAGGTCCTCGGCTGGCGTGAGGTCCCGGTGGATCCCAGCGACTTAGGCGAGATGTCCAAAGGCGCGATGCCGACCTTCCAGCAGATCTTTTTAAGCGCTGAAGGCAAGACCGGCATTGACCTCGACCGCGTGATGTTCTTCGTCCGTAAGCGTTGCGAGCGTGAGCTGGGCACCAAGAATGGCGAAGACACTATCTACTTCCCTTCCCTGTCGTCGCGCACCATGATCTACAAGGGCATGCTGACGACCCCACAGCTGGGTAACTTCTACGCTGACCTGCAGGACCCGCGTCTGGAATCTGCGCTCGCCATTGTGCACTCGCGCTTTTCGACGAATACTTTCCCGTCCTGGCCACTGGCGCACCCATTCCGCATGGTGGCGCACAACGGTGAGATCAACACCGTCAAGGGCAACGAGAACTGGATGCGTGCCCGTGAGGCGCTCATTGAGTCCGAGTTGCTCGGCCCACTCGACCGTGTCCTGCCGGTCTGCGACTCCTCCGGTTCTGATACCGCGCTTTTCGATGAGGCCTTGGAGCTACTCCACCTAGGCGGTCGCAGCCTGCCGCACGCGGTCATGATGATGATCCCGCAGGCCTGGGAGCACCAGGACAATATTGATCCGGACCTGCGTGACTTCTACGAGTACCACTCCTGCCTCATGGAGCCCTGGGATGGCCCGGCAGCAGTGGCCTTTACCGACGGCACGCTCATCGGCGCTGTCCTGGATCGCAATGGTCTGCGCCCGGGGCGTATCTGGATCACCGAAGACGGCCTGGTCGTCATGGCTTCTGAGACCGGCGTGCTGGATATCGAGCCATCCAAGATCGTCAAGCGCACTCGTGTGCAGCCAGGCCGTATGTTCCTGGTTGATACTGAACACGGCCGCATCGTCGAAGACGACGAAATCAAGCAGCGCCTGGCCCACGCCCAGCCTTATGGCGAATGGATTCGCGACAACTTCGTGCATATCGAAGACCTGCCGCAAACTGAGTACAAGTACATGCCGCACAACCGAGCGGTGCTGCGCCAGCGCACCTTCGGTATCACCGAAGAAGACGTCGACCTCATCATCCGCCCGATGGCGCTGACTGGCGCTGAGGCGATCGGTTCGATGGGTTCGGATACCCCGATTGCGGCACTTTCGGCACGGCCACGCATGATCTATGACTTCTTCGCCCAGCGCTTCGCGCAGGTGACCAACCCGCCGCTGGACTCGATTCGCGAGAAGAACATCACCTCGATGTTCACGCTCATGGGCGCACAATCCGACGTGCTTAACCCAGATGCAGCGGCAGCACGTCGTTTGCATCTCGACGGCCCGGTCATCGACAACCACCAGCTGGCGACCCTGATTCACGCTAATGATGAAGGCAAGGCCGAACACTTCGGTGCCGCAGTTATCTCTGGTCTCTACCCTGTCGCACACCACGGTCGTGGTCTGCGTGAGGCCATTGACCGCGTGCGTCGTGAAGTATCTGCCGCTATTGCTGAGGGCAAAACCCTGATTGTCCTGTCTGACCGCGAGTCGGACGAACGCTTCGCTCCTATTCCCTCCCTGCTGCTGACCTCCGCTGTCCACCAGCATCTGGTCGCAGAACGCACCCGCACCCGCGCATCCCTGGTCATCGAGTCCGGTGACGCTCGCGAGGTACACCACCTGGCTATGCTCATTAGCTTTGGTGCCGACGCTATTAACCCCTACATGGCGTTTGAGACCATCGATGAGCTGCGCATGAAGGGCCAACTCGGTGAGCTGACCCTGGATGAAGCCTGTGGCAACTACATCTCGGCTGCTACCACCGGCATTTTGAAGGTCATGTCCAAGATGGGCATTGCGGCTGTCAGTTCCTACCGTGGTGCGCAGCTGGCTGACTGTACTGGTCTGCACCAGGACCTGCTGGAGGATTACTTCGGCGGCATCTCTTCGCCGATTTCCGGTATGGGTCTCGAAGATATCGCTGCCGATGTCGAGGCGCGTCACCGCTCGGCCTTCCTGCCTCGTCCGGAAGAAAACGCCCACCGCGACCTGGAACTGGGCGGCGAGTACAAGTGGCGTCGCGAAGGTGAGTTCCACCTGTTTAACCCGGAGACGATCTTCAAGCTCCAGCACGCCACGAAGACGGGCCAGTACAAGATCTTCAAAGACTACACTCGCGCGGTCGATGACCAGTCCAAGCGCCTGGCTACCATCCGCGGCATGTTTGAGTTCGTTCCGGATCGTGAGCCCATCTCCATTGATGAGGTGGAGTCGGTGGCCGACATCGTTAAGCGCTTCTCTACCGGCGCGATGTCCTATGGTTCCATTTCTGCGGAAGCCCATGAGGTCCTGGCGATTGCCATGAACCGCCTGGGTGGCATGTCGAACTCCGGTGAGGGCGGCGAGGACCCGAAGCGCTTCGAGGTCGAGTCCAATGGTGACTGGAAGCGCTCTGCCATCAAGCAGGTCGCCTCAGGCCGCTTTGGTGTGACCAGCCACTACCTGAACAACTGCACCGACATTCAGATCAAGATGGCCCAGGGTGCAAAGCCGGGTGAAGGTGGCCAGCTGCCACCGCACAAGGTCTACCCGTGGGTTGCTGAGGTGCGTATTACCACCCCAGGTGTGGGACTGATTTCCCCGCCGCCGCACCACGATATCTACTCGATTGAGGACCTTGCCCAGCTCATCCACGATCTGAAAAGTGCTAACCCGGATGCGCGCATCCACGTCAAGCTGGTGGCTGAGCGCGGCATTGGTGCTGTGGCTGCTGGTGTGTCCAAGGCGCATGCCGACGTCGTGCTGGTCTCCGGCCACGATGGCGGTACCGGTGCATCGCCGCTGACTTCGCTGAAGCATGCCGGTGGTCCGTGGGAGCTCGGCCTGGCTGAGACCCAGCAGACCCTGCTGCTCAACGGTTTGCGTGACCGTATTCGCGTGCAGGCTGACGGTCAGCTCAAGACTGGTCGCGACGTCATCATTGCCGCGCTGCTAGGCGCGGAAGAGTACGGCTTCGCCACCGCCCCACTGGTGGTTGAAGGCTGCATTATGATGCGCGTGTGCCACCTGGATACCTGCCCGGTAGGTATTGCGACCCAGAATCCGGAGCTGCGTAAGAAGTTCACCGGCCGTGCTGACCACGTGGTTAACTTCTTTACCTTCATTGCTGAAGAGGTGCGCGAGTACCTGGCTCAGCTGGGCTTCCGCTCCCTGGATGAGGCCATTGGTCAGGCACAGGTGCTGCGTCAGAACAAGGAAGTCGGCCACGACCGCGCACAGAACCTGGATCTCTCCCCGATTTTCGAGCGCATCGAGTCCCCACACTTCCGTAACCAGAATCTGCGCTGCACCAAGACCCAAAACCACAGCCTGGATGAGGCACTGGATAACCAGATCATCACTGCTTCCCAGCTAACTATCGATGCCGCTGCGGCGAAGAACTCGGCGAACGCGCCGTCCTGGATGACTGGTGGCGAAGACCCCTCGATTTCCTTGGAGTACCCGATCAGCAACGTCGACCGCTCTGTCGGTACGATGCTGGGCTCCCGTCTGACCCGTGCTGCCGGTGTCAATGGTTTGCCGTCGGACACGCTGAACCTGACCTTCCGCGGTTCGGCTGGTAACTCCTTTGGTGCTTTCGTACCGCGTGGTATCACGATGAACCTGGTCGGTGATGCCAACGATTTCGTGGGCAAGGGCCTATCTGGTGGCCGCATCGTGGTTCGCCCGGATGACAACGAGCCGGAGCAGCTCGAGCACAACCCGGATATCATCGCCGGCAACGTGACTGCTTATGGTGCAACCTCCGGTGAACTATTTATCCGCGGCACTGTTGGTGAGCGCTTCTGCGTGCGAAACTCTGGTGCCACCGCCGTAGTTGAGGGCGTTGGCAACCACGGCTGTGAGTACATGACCGGCGGCAAGGTCGTCATCTTAGGCGAGATTGGTGAGAACTTCGGTGCCGGTATGTCCGGTGGTATCGCCTACATCCAAAACTCCCCGGAGTTGGAATCGCGTCTGAACAAGGACGTGGCCAATGGCATTGAAGAACTCGACGATGACGATATCGAGTTCCTGTCCAAGACCATTGCCGAACACATCACGCGCACTGGTTCAAAGACGAAGGCACGACCTACAGACATGGTCAAGATTGTTCCTGCACCCTACCGCCGCGTCCTCGACGTCATTGAGGAAGCACGCAAGGACAACCGCGACGAAAACGAAGCAATCATGGAGGCAGTGAAGTAA
- the glnA gene encoding type I glutamate--ammonia ligase: MAFETVQDIVDFIKEEDVKFVDIRFTDLPGTENHFTIPASMFDEEVAEEGLAFDGSSIRGFTTIDESDMNLKPDVKTAFVDPFRTEKTLNIKFFVHDPFTSEPFSRDPRNIARKAEEYLASTGIADTCFFGAEAEFFIFDSVRYGTETNTGFYEVDSNEGWWNRGEPTNFDGTPNTGFKTRPKGGYFPTPPYDKTEGVRDAMVRNLQNAGFDIERFHHEVASGGQNEINYKFDSLLHAADDIQTFKYIVKNTAAQFGKSATFMPKPLANDNGSGMHAHQSLWKDGKPLFHDEEGYAGLSDVARYYIGGILAHAGSVLAFTNPTLNSYHRLVPGFEAPINLVYSQRNRSAAVRIPITGSNPKAKRIEFRAPDPSGNPYLGFAAMMLAGLDGVKNRIEPHAPVDKDLYELPPAEAASIPQAPTSLEASLDALENDMDFLTEGDVFTEDLIETYIEYKRENEIAPARLRPTPQEFEMYYDC, from the coding sequence ATGGCCTTTGAAACTGTGCAGGACATCGTCGACTTCATTAAGGAAGAAGACGTCAAGTTCGTCGATATCCGCTTTACCGACCTGCCGGGTACCGAGAACCACTTCACCATTCCGGCGTCCATGTTTGATGAGGAGGTCGCCGAAGAAGGTCTCGCATTCGATGGTTCTTCCATTCGTGGCTTTACCACCATTGACGAGTCGGACATGAACCTGAAGCCGGACGTTAAGACCGCCTTCGTGGACCCGTTCCGTACCGAAAAGACCCTGAACATTAAGTTCTTCGTCCACGATCCGTTTACCTCTGAGCCTTTCTCCCGCGACCCGCGCAACATTGCACGTAAGGCTGAGGAGTACCTGGCTTCCACCGGCATTGCTGATACCTGCTTCTTCGGTGCTGAGGCTGAGTTCTTCATCTTCGACTCCGTGCGCTACGGCACCGAGACCAACACCGGTTTCTACGAGGTCGACTCCAACGAGGGCTGGTGGAACCGCGGTGAGCCAACCAACTTCGATGGCACCCCGAACACCGGCTTCAAGACCCGTCCGAAGGGTGGCTACTTCCCTACCCCTCCTTACGACAAGACTGAGGGCGTTCGTGACGCCATGGTCCGTAACCTGCAGAACGCTGGTTTCGATATCGAGCGCTTCCACCACGAGGTGGCTTCCGGTGGTCAGAACGAGATCAACTACAAGTTCGACTCCCTGCTGCACGCGGCTGATGACATTCAGACCTTCAAGTACATCGTGAAGAACACCGCCGCACAGTTCGGTAAGTCCGCCACCTTCATGCCGAAGCCACTGGCTAACGACAATGGCTCCGGTATGCACGCTCACCAGTCGCTGTGGAAGGACGGCAAGCCGCTGTTCCACGACGAGGAAGGCTACGCAGGTCTGTCCGATGTTGCTCGCTACTACATTGGCGGCATCCTGGCGCACGCTGGCTCTGTTCTGGCGTTTACCAACCCAACCCTGAACTCCTACCACCGTCTGGTGCCGGGCTTTGAGGCGCCGATCAACCTGGTGTACTCCCAGCGCAACCGCTCTGCCGCAGTGCGTATCCCGATCACCGGTTCCAACCCGAAGGCCAAGCGTATTGAGTTCCGCGCTCCGGACCCTTCGGGCAACCCGTACCTGGGCTTTGCCGCAATGATGCTGGCTGGTCTGGACGGTGTGAAGAACCGTATCGAGCCACACGCTCCGGTCGACAAGGACCTCTACGAGCTCCCGCCAGCAGAGGCCGCGTCCATCCCGCAGGCTCCGACCTCTCTCGAGGCTTCCCTGGATGCGCTCGAAAACGATATGGACTTCCTCACCGAGGGCGACGTCTTCACCGAGGATCTCATCGAGACCTACATCGAGTACAAGCGCGAAAACGAAATCGCACCGGCACGCCTGCGCCCGACCCCGCAGGAATTCGAGATGTACTACGACTGCTAA
- a CDS encoding bifunctional alpha/beta hydrolase/OsmC family protein, giving the protein MQSVNVKLPSSTGTAMAGTIDFPDSPPRAFAIFAHCFAGSRHTPGAARTSKQLTTYGIATLRFDFPGLGQSEGEFADQSFSQNVDDIVAAAEWLTENYAAPQLLMGHSLGGAASLAAGSRIRSLKAVATIGAPFDPAHSVLHYADKIGEVDEKGAVEVTLGGRSLVISRKFLEDLAETNPESYLGKLRKPLMLLHSPIDQTVGIDNAQNIFRRTRYPKSLVALDKADHLVTKQGAAARAADLIGAWSEQFIVPINNPGEVGPDTAVARPAVGTKFGVVVRNNDRELTADRTKKNGGKGNGFTPTGLLMSALASASTQAIKEAGKRMPLDDVHVQITQTNETTFERHITLEGELDAADKATLLEAAANNEVEALLRGDITIQDIAE; this is encoded by the coding sequence ATGCAATCAGTGAATGTAAAGCTCCCCTCGAGCACCGGCACTGCAATGGCAGGAACAATCGACTTTCCTGACTCCCCACCTAGGGCTTTTGCGATCTTCGCGCACTGCTTTGCGGGCTCGCGTCATACCCCGGGCGCAGCGCGTACATCTAAGCAATTAACCACATATGGCATTGCGACGCTGCGCTTTGATTTCCCGGGCCTGGGCCAATCGGAAGGTGAATTTGCCGATCAGAGCTTTAGCCAGAACGTCGACGACATCGTAGCCGCCGCAGAATGGCTGACTGAAAACTACGCCGCACCGCAGCTGCTTATGGGCCACTCCCTGGGCGGTGCTGCATCCCTGGCGGCCGGTAGCCGCATTCGCTCGCTCAAGGCCGTCGCTACCATTGGCGCGCCTTTCGATCCGGCTCACTCCGTGCTGCACTACGCCGACAAGATTGGTGAAGTCGATGAAAAGGGCGCTGTCGAGGTCACCCTGGGTGGACGTAGCCTGGTTATCTCGCGCAAGTTCCTCGAGGACCTGGCGGAGACCAACCCGGAGTCCTACCTGGGCAAGCTACGCAAGCCGCTGATGCTGCTGCACTCTCCTATTGACCAGACTGTCGGCATCGACAACGCTCAGAACATCTTCCGCCGTACCCGCTACCCGAAGTCGCTGGTTGCCCTGGATAAGGCTGACCACTTGGTCACCAAGCAAGGGGCTGCTGCGCGCGCTGCTGATCTCATCGGCGCATGGTCGGAGCAATTTATCGTGCCGATCAACAACCCAGGTGAAGTCGGTCCGGATACCGCTGTTGCTCGTCCGGCTGTCGGTACGAAGTTCGGCGTGGTGGTCCGCAACAACGATCGGGAGCTCACCGCGGACCGCACGAAGAAGAATGGCGGCAAAGGCAATGGCTTTACCCCGACTGGTCTGCTGATGTCGGCGTTGGCCTCGGCCAGCACGCAGGCCATCAAGGAAGCCGGCAAGCGCATGCCGCTTGACGATGTCCACGTGCAAATCACCCAGACCAACGAGACCACCTTCGAACGCCACATCACCTTGGAAGGCGAACTCGACGCAGCGGACAAGGCCACACTGCTGGAGGCAGCTGCTAACAACGAAGTCGAAGCCCTCCTGCGCGGCGACATCACAATCCAGGACATTGCTGAATGA